In the genome of Tropicibacter oceani, one region contains:
- a CDS encoding cation diffusion facilitator family transporter, giving the protein MPHDHHHHHIDPETGDRRMAAAVAVNLALTVAQVIGGIVSGSLAMIADALHNFSDAISLIIAFWARRIARRPADAAMTFGYGRAEVVAALVNLTTLIVIGLYLVYEAVMRLLAPEPVAGWLVVIIAGLALLIDLVTAALTYSMAKDSVNIRAAFLHNLADAAGSVAVMVAGTLILLFGWTWVDPAATLLIAGYILWMAFSEIGGVVRILMLGSPTTLTPEAVIATVEAVPGVQDMHHAHLWQMDEHRSSLEAHLVIEPGSWGQADAIKQAVKTALSQAHDLRHVTLELECASHVCKQPQKIGHAG; this is encoded by the coding sequence ATGCCCCACGACCACCATCATCACCACATCGACCCCGAAACCGGCGACCGCCGGATGGCCGCCGCCGTCGCGGTGAACTTGGCGTTGACCGTGGCGCAGGTCATTGGCGGGATCGTGTCCGGCAGTCTGGCGATGATTGCCGATGCGCTGCACAACTTCAGCGATGCCATCAGCCTGATCATTGCCTTCTGGGCGCGCAGGATCGCCCGGCGCCCCGCGGATGCGGCGATGACCTTTGGCTATGGCCGGGCCGAGGTGGTGGCCGCGCTGGTCAACCTGACAACCCTGATCGTGATCGGCCTGTACCTGGTCTACGAAGCGGTGATGCGCCTTCTCGCGCCGGAACCCGTGGCCGGGTGGCTGGTGGTGATCATCGCGGGGCTTGCGCTGCTGATCGACCTTGTGACCGCCGCCCTGACCTATTCCATGGCCAAGGACAGCGTGAACATCCGCGCCGCCTTTCTGCACAACCTGGCCGATGCGGCGGGGTCGGTCGCGGTGATGGTCGCGGGCACCCTGATCCTGCTGTTCGGCTGGACCTGGGTGGACCCGGCGGCGACCCTGCTGATTGCCGGATATATCCTGTGGATGGCCTTTTCCGAGATCGGCGGCGTGGTGCGCATCCTGATGCTGGGCAGCCCGACCACCCTGACGCCCGAGGCGGTGATCGCCACGGTCGAGGCCGTGCCAGGCGTGCAGGACATGCACCACGCGCACCTGTGGCAGATGGACGAACACCGCAGCAGTCTCGAGGCGCATCTGGTGATCGAACCCGGGTCCTGGGGACAGGCGGACGCGATCAAGCAGGCGGTCAAGACGGCCCTGTCGCAGGCGCACGACCTGCGCCATGTCACGCTGGAGCTGGAATGCGCGTCCCATGTCTGCAAGCAACCGCAAAAGATCGGCCACGCGGGATGA
- a CDS encoding NAD(P)/FAD-dependent oxidoreductase translates to MTLNRRNFLGTGAFAAATLAAPMVRAASHGKPKVVVVGGGAGGATAARYIAKDSNGEIDVTLIEPTRMYYTCFFSNLYIGGFRELSSIGHSYGKLASEYGINVVHDWAIGVDRDAKTVSLAGGAKVPYDRLILSPGIDFVDGAVPGWDLSTQTKMPHAYKAGTQSELLKDQIMAMPEGGTYVMVAPPNPYRCPPGPYERVSMVAHVLKETNPTAKILIADPKDKFSKQALFEEGWQKHYGGMIERLGPDFGGGNVSVNADTMEVNIDGEIVKADVCNVIPAQKAGAICDAAALTEGNWAPVDGHNMQSRMDENIYILGDSSNQGDMPKSGYSANSQAKVAAMAVRGSLTGSRVFPAKYSNTCWSLIATDDGVKVGASYEPTDEKIASVSSFVSQTGEDADMRKRTYEESIGWYAGITSDMFG, encoded by the coding sequence GGAACGGGCGCCTTTGCGGCGGCAACTTTGGCCGCGCCCATGGTGCGCGCCGCCAGCCACGGCAAACCCAAGGTCGTCGTCGTCGGCGGCGGTGCGGGCGGGGCCACCGCCGCGCGCTATATCGCCAAGGACAGCAACGGCGAGATCGACGTCACGCTGATCGAACCGACGCGGATGTATTACACCTGCTTTTTCTCGAACCTTTACATCGGCGGGTTCCGCGAATTGTCCAGCATCGGCCATTCCTATGGCAAGCTGGCCTCGGAATACGGGATCAATGTGGTGCATGACTGGGCCATCGGGGTCGACCGCGACGCCAAGACCGTGTCGCTGGCCGGCGGCGCCAAGGTGCCCTATGACCGCCTGATCCTGAGCCCCGGCATTGATTTCGTCGACGGCGCCGTGCCCGGCTGGGACCTGAGCACGCAGACCAAAATGCCCCACGCCTACAAGGCCGGCACCCAGTCCGAACTGCTGAAAGACCAGATCATGGCCATGCCCGAGGGCGGCACCTATGTCATGGTCGCCCCGCCCAACCCCTATCGCTGCCCCCCGGGCCCTTACGAACGGGTTTCGATGGTGGCGCATGTGCTGAAGGAAACGAACCCCACGGCCAAGATCCTGATCGCTGACCCCAAGGACAAATTCTCGAAACAGGCGCTGTTCGAAGAAGGCTGGCAAAAGCATTACGGCGGCATGATCGAACGGCTGGGCCCGGATTTCGGCGGCGGCAATGTTTCGGTGAATGCCGATACGATGGAGGTCAACATCGACGGCGAGATCGTCAAGGCCGACGTCTGCAACGTCATTCCGGCGCAAAAGGCCGGGGCGATCTGCGATGCGGCGGCCCTGACCGAAGGCAACTGGGCGCCGGTGGATGGTCACAACATGCAAAGCCGCATGGACGAGAACATCTATATCCTTGGCGATTCCAGCAATCAGGGCGACATGCCGAAATCCGGCTATTCGGCCAATTCGCAGGCCAAGGTTGCGGCGATGGCAGTGCGCGGATCGCTGACCGGCAGCCGCGTTTTCCCGGCAAAGTATTCCAACACCTGCTGGTCGCTGATCGCCACAGATGACGGGGTCAAGGTGGGCGCGTCCTATGAGCCGACCGATGAAAAGATCGCCAGCGTGTCCAGCTTTGTCAGCCAAACCGGCGAAGACGCCGACATGCGCAAACGCACCTACGAGGAAAGCATCGGCTGGTATGCGGGTATCACCTCGGACATGTTCGGCTGA